A region of Salvia splendens isolate huo1 chromosome 17, SspV2, whole genome shotgun sequence DNA encodes the following proteins:
- the LOC121773903 gene encoding uncharacterized protein LOC121773903 — MSNGQDCLCLIVTGGVPFQVPINPTLAISLPKACNQSGVPLNAKPRLALFQLQHQGIQTLLHQIDHLLLQFLKADIAASTPKSRKHHSTPHFAIFLQASPISANSPSSPSFRPPFINRCYSSPDSYIFFGVWIF, encoded by the exons ATGAGCAACGGCCAAGATTGCTTGTGCCTGATAGTGACAGGAGGTGTACCTTTCCAAGTTCCCATCAATCCAACTCTCGCAATCTCCCTTCCTAAAGCATGCAACCAATCTGGAGTCCCATTGAATGCAAAG CCACGGCTAGCCCTGTTCCAGCTCCAG CACCAAGGAATTCAAACCCTGCTGCACCAAATAGATCACCTCCTCCTTCAATTCCTCAAG GCTGATATAGCAGCCTCcacccccaaatcgcgaaaacatCACAGCACACCACACTTTGCGATTTTTCTCCAAGCATCGCCAATCTCCGCGAATTCGCCCTCCTCTCCGTCATTTCGCcctccattcatcaatcggtgctattcttccccagattcatatattttcttcg Gtgtttggattttctag
- the LOC121773902 gene encoding uncharacterized protein LOC121773902, which translates to MDWFRQITVVYLTKPSVHAEQGFHETASSHRFATLHNVRHFLSGQDTTEHPALGTISRMIEEGLRISGEAERMDYRPSQRSAMDVDVPVRQKAKRRTKKKTACGESSSQPVHRSDDDFVEPPPPRSAVRGRHSVSHTGGTGDDIGLSDVPTSPPRSSVQDDFFGVDLENAVVQDTPPSRIPRSTSKIGKGIRGLFMRKRRDD; encoded by the exons ATGGATTGGTTTCGGCAGATAACTGTtgtgtatttaaccaaacccAGCGTGCATGCTGAACAGGGCTTCCACGAAACGGCATCTTCTCATAGATTTGcg ACACTTCACAACGTGCGCCACTTTCTAAGTGGCCAAGATACGACAGAACATCCGGCTTTGGGAACCATTTCGAGGATGATTGAAGAAGGACTGCGGATATCCGGAGAGGCTGAGCGGATGGACTACCGTCCTTcgcagcgctctgcaatggacgtggacgtacccgtaaggcaaaaggcaaaacgacgaaccaaaaagaaaaccgcctgcggagagtcgtcatctcagCCCGTACACCGCTCCGATGATGATTTTGTGGAACCACCTCCAcctagatctgcagttcgaggccgtcattctgtcagccacaccgGTGGTACCGGCGACGACattggcctcagtgatgtccccacttctccaccgcggtcgtctgtgcaAGATGACTTTTTTGGGGTGGATCTAGAGAacgctgttgttcaagatactcctccctcaaggatccctagatctacatccaaaattgggaaggggatacggggtttgtttatgcggaaacggcgaGATGATTAA
- the LOC121773548 gene encoding type IV inositol polyphosphate 5-phosphatase 6-like isoform X2 has translation MKDANCRESKLSWSKKLVRKWFNIKCKGEEFQAVEEAVYGGGEMEWRRCFSEREPSTIKKSKTDSAKNMERSFSRSRSRSRRGRGYLDHPQILNIQNYSVFVSTWNLGGKPPRSNMNLDDWLHSAPSADVYVLGFQEIVPLNAGNILGAEDNCPAKKWLALIKRTLDNAPGTSGVGGCYTPSPIPDPVAEWNADFEGSSSNKASAFFPRRSFQTPPQRWNMENDMSIPQTPLDRRLSVCDRVIFGHRQSDFGANVRWGGRPSDCSYSQRTSDFSSGPRPSDYSSGPRPSDYSLGHRPSDFEDYLTSDSPSTVLQPRTCALAEDAYAEPRRSRYSLVANKQMVGIFLTVWVKSEIKEHVRNIKISSVGRGLMGYLGNKGSISISMMLHQTSLCFVCSHLTSGEKEGDELRRNSDVMEILRKTRFPRVSNINDEKSPETILEHDRIIWLGDLNYRIALPYRSAKALVEMQNWRILLEKDQLRIEQRQGRVFDGWKEGKIYFPPTYKYSHNSDRYAGDDMHPKEKRRTPAWCDRILWYGRGLQLLSYARGESRFSDHRPVSSVFWAEIELVPNLFRKSTSCSSFRIQAEELLPYTQSYTELSFF, from the exons ATGAAAGATGCAAATTGCAGAGAGAGCAAG CTCTCTTGGTCAAAGAAACTGGTTAGGAAATGGTTCAATATTAAGTGCAAAGGTGAGGAATTTCAGGCTGTTGAAGAAGCTGTTTATGGAG GGGGTGAAATGGAGTGGAGAAGATGCTTCTCTGAAAGGGAGCCATCTACAATCAAGAAAAGTAAAACAG ATTCAGCAAAGAACATGGAGCGTTCCTTTTCGCGTTCAAGGTCCCGGTCCAGGCGAGGGAGAGGCTATCTTGATCATCCCCAGATTTTAAACATCCAAAACTACAG TGTTTTCGTGTCAACGTGGAATTTGGGAGGAAAACCACCTAGGAGCAATATGAACCTAGATGATTGGCTACACTCAGCCCCTTCTGCAGATGTATATGTTTTAGG TTTTCAAGAAATAGTTCCTTTGAATGCCGGCAACATTCTTGGAGCAGAGGACAATTGCCCGGCTAAGAAGTGGCTCGCCTTAATCAAACGCACACTGGACAATGCTCCAGGCACTAGTGGAGTCGGGGGGTGCTACACACCATCTCCAATCCCTGATCCAGTCGCTGAATGGAATGCAGACTTCGAGGGATCGTCCAGTAACAAAGCCTCAGCCTTCTTCCCACGTCGGTCGTTCCAAACACCACCACAGCGCTGGAACATGGAGAACGACATGTCAATCCCACAGACTCCCCTTGATAGGAGACTCAGTGTGTGTGACAGGGTAATTTTTGGTCACAGGCAGAGTGACTTTGGTGCGAATGTGAGATGGGGCGGTAGACCTAGTGACTGCTCGTATAGCCAGAGAACGAGCGACTTCTCTTCTGGCCCTCGTCCCAGTGACTACTCATCTGGACCCCGGCCTAGTGACTACTCCTTGGGTCATAGGCCTAGTGACTTCGAGGATTATCTGACTAGTGATTCGCCTAGCACGGTCTTGCAGCCGAGGACTTGTGCCCTGGCAGAAGATGCATACGCAGAGCCACGAAGATCGAGATACTCTTTGGTTGCAAATAAACAAATGGTTGGCATCTTTCTCACTGTTTGGGTTAAAAGTGAGATTAAGGAACATGTGAGAAACATAAAGATTTCATCTGTTGGAAGAGGATTAATGGGATATCTTGGTAATAAG GGTTCCATTTCAATCAGCATGATGTTGCACCAGACCAGCCTTTGCTTCGTGTGCAGTCATTTGACATCCGGTGAGAAGGAAGGAGATGAGCTTCGTAGAAATTCTGATGTCATGGAGATCCTAAGGAAGACACGGTTCCCACGTGTCAGCAACATCAACGATGAAAAGTCACCCGAGACAATCCTTGAACATGA TCGAATAATTTGGCTTGGAGATCTGAACTATCGGATAGCTCTTCCCTACCGATCTGCCAAAGCACTCGTGGAAATGCAAAACTGGAGGATACTGTTAGAAAAAGACCAA CTCCGGATAGAGCAGAGACAAGGCCGAGTATTCGATGGATGGAAAGAAGGGAAGATCTACTTCCCACCAACGTATAAATACTCGCACAATTCAGACAGATATGCTGGTGATGATATGCACCCGAAGGAGAAAAGACGAACTCCTGCATG GTGTGATAGGATCTTGTGGTACGGACGGGGTCTCCAGCTGTTATCCTATGCACGAGGTGAATCTAGGTTCTCAGACCATAGACCAGTCTCCAGCGTTTTCTGGGCCGAGATCGAGCTAGTCCCCAACCTGTTCAGGAAAAGCACGAGCTGCTCAAGCTTCAGAATACAGGCCGAGGAGCTGTTACCCTACACACAAAGTTATACTGAACTCagcttcttttga
- the LOC121773548 gene encoding type IV inositol polyphosphate 5-phosphatase 6-like isoform X1: protein MKDANCRESKLSWSKKLVRKWFNIKCKGEEFQAVEEAVYGGGEMEWRRCFSEREPSTIKKSKTEDSAKNMERSFSRSRSRSRRGRGYLDHPQILNIQNYSVFVSTWNLGGKPPRSNMNLDDWLHSAPSADVYVLGFQEIVPLNAGNILGAEDNCPAKKWLALIKRTLDNAPGTSGVGGCYTPSPIPDPVAEWNADFEGSSSNKASAFFPRRSFQTPPQRWNMENDMSIPQTPLDRRLSVCDRVIFGHRQSDFGANVRWGGRPSDCSYSQRTSDFSSGPRPSDYSSGPRPSDYSLGHRPSDFEDYLTSDSPSTVLQPRTCALAEDAYAEPRRSRYSLVANKQMVGIFLTVWVKSEIKEHVRNIKISSVGRGLMGYLGNKGSISISMMLHQTSLCFVCSHLTSGEKEGDELRRNSDVMEILRKTRFPRVSNINDEKSPETILEHDRIIWLGDLNYRIALPYRSAKALVEMQNWRILLEKDQLRIEQRQGRVFDGWKEGKIYFPPTYKYSHNSDRYAGDDMHPKEKRRTPAWCDRILWYGRGLQLLSYARGESRFSDHRPVSSVFWAEIELVPNLFRKSTSCSSFRIQAEELLPYTQSYTELSFF, encoded by the exons ATGAAAGATGCAAATTGCAGAGAGAGCAAG CTCTCTTGGTCAAAGAAACTGGTTAGGAAATGGTTCAATATTAAGTGCAAAGGTGAGGAATTTCAGGCTGTTGAAGAAGCTGTTTATGGAG GGGGTGAAATGGAGTGGAGAAGATGCTTCTCTGAAAGGGAGCCATCTACAATCAAGAAAAGTAAAACAG AAGATTCAGCAAAGAACATGGAGCGTTCCTTTTCGCGTTCAAGGTCCCGGTCCAGGCGAGGGAGAGGCTATCTTGATCATCCCCAGATTTTAAACATCCAAAACTACAG TGTTTTCGTGTCAACGTGGAATTTGGGAGGAAAACCACCTAGGAGCAATATGAACCTAGATGATTGGCTACACTCAGCCCCTTCTGCAGATGTATATGTTTTAGG TTTTCAAGAAATAGTTCCTTTGAATGCCGGCAACATTCTTGGAGCAGAGGACAATTGCCCGGCTAAGAAGTGGCTCGCCTTAATCAAACGCACACTGGACAATGCTCCAGGCACTAGTGGAGTCGGGGGGTGCTACACACCATCTCCAATCCCTGATCCAGTCGCTGAATGGAATGCAGACTTCGAGGGATCGTCCAGTAACAAAGCCTCAGCCTTCTTCCCACGTCGGTCGTTCCAAACACCACCACAGCGCTGGAACATGGAGAACGACATGTCAATCCCACAGACTCCCCTTGATAGGAGACTCAGTGTGTGTGACAGGGTAATTTTTGGTCACAGGCAGAGTGACTTTGGTGCGAATGTGAGATGGGGCGGTAGACCTAGTGACTGCTCGTATAGCCAGAGAACGAGCGACTTCTCTTCTGGCCCTCGTCCCAGTGACTACTCATCTGGACCCCGGCCTAGTGACTACTCCTTGGGTCATAGGCCTAGTGACTTCGAGGATTATCTGACTAGTGATTCGCCTAGCACGGTCTTGCAGCCGAGGACTTGTGCCCTGGCAGAAGATGCATACGCAGAGCCACGAAGATCGAGATACTCTTTGGTTGCAAATAAACAAATGGTTGGCATCTTTCTCACTGTTTGGGTTAAAAGTGAGATTAAGGAACATGTGAGAAACATAAAGATTTCATCTGTTGGAAGAGGATTAATGGGATATCTTGGTAATAAG GGTTCCATTTCAATCAGCATGATGTTGCACCAGACCAGCCTTTGCTTCGTGTGCAGTCATTTGACATCCGGTGAGAAGGAAGGAGATGAGCTTCGTAGAAATTCTGATGTCATGGAGATCCTAAGGAAGACACGGTTCCCACGTGTCAGCAACATCAACGATGAAAAGTCACCCGAGACAATCCTTGAACATGA TCGAATAATTTGGCTTGGAGATCTGAACTATCGGATAGCTCTTCCCTACCGATCTGCCAAAGCACTCGTGGAAATGCAAAACTGGAGGATACTGTTAGAAAAAGACCAA CTCCGGATAGAGCAGAGACAAGGCCGAGTATTCGATGGATGGAAAGAAGGGAAGATCTACTTCCCACCAACGTATAAATACTCGCACAATTCAGACAGATATGCTGGTGATGATATGCACCCGAAGGAGAAAAGACGAACTCCTGCATG GTGTGATAGGATCTTGTGGTACGGACGGGGTCTCCAGCTGTTATCCTATGCACGAGGTGAATCTAGGTTCTCAGACCATAGACCAGTCTCCAGCGTTTTCTGGGCCGAGATCGAGCTAGTCCCCAACCTGTTCAGGAAAAGCACGAGCTGCTCAAGCTTCAGAATACAGGCCGAGGAGCTGTTACCCTACACACAAAGTTATACTGAACTCagcttcttttga
- the LOC121773548 gene encoding type IV inositol polyphosphate 5-phosphatase 6-like isoform X3, protein MERSFSRSRSRSRRGRGYLDHPQILNIQNYSVFVSTWNLGGKPPRSNMNLDDWLHSAPSADVYVLGFQEIVPLNAGNILGAEDNCPAKKWLALIKRTLDNAPGTSGVGGCYTPSPIPDPVAEWNADFEGSSSNKASAFFPRRSFQTPPQRWNMENDMSIPQTPLDRRLSVCDRVIFGHRQSDFGANVRWGGRPSDCSYSQRTSDFSSGPRPSDYSSGPRPSDYSLGHRPSDFEDYLTSDSPSTVLQPRTCALAEDAYAEPRRSRYSLVANKQMVGIFLTVWVKSEIKEHVRNIKISSVGRGLMGYLGNKGSISISMMLHQTSLCFVCSHLTSGEKEGDELRRNSDVMEILRKTRFPRVSNINDEKSPETILEHDRIIWLGDLNYRIALPYRSAKALVEMQNWRILLEKDQLRIEQRQGRVFDGWKEGKIYFPPTYKYSHNSDRYAGDDMHPKEKRRTPAWCDRILWYGRGLQLLSYARGESRFSDHRPVSSVFWAEIELVPNLFRKSTSCSSFRIQAEELLPYTQSYTELSFF, encoded by the exons ATGGAGCGTTCCTTTTCGCGTTCAAGGTCCCGGTCCAGGCGAGGGAGAGGCTATCTTGATCATCCCCAGATTTTAAACATCCAAAACTACAG TGTTTTCGTGTCAACGTGGAATTTGGGAGGAAAACCACCTAGGAGCAATATGAACCTAGATGATTGGCTACACTCAGCCCCTTCTGCAGATGTATATGTTTTAGG TTTTCAAGAAATAGTTCCTTTGAATGCCGGCAACATTCTTGGAGCAGAGGACAATTGCCCGGCTAAGAAGTGGCTCGCCTTAATCAAACGCACACTGGACAATGCTCCAGGCACTAGTGGAGTCGGGGGGTGCTACACACCATCTCCAATCCCTGATCCAGTCGCTGAATGGAATGCAGACTTCGAGGGATCGTCCAGTAACAAAGCCTCAGCCTTCTTCCCACGTCGGTCGTTCCAAACACCACCACAGCGCTGGAACATGGAGAACGACATGTCAATCCCACAGACTCCCCTTGATAGGAGACTCAGTGTGTGTGACAGGGTAATTTTTGGTCACAGGCAGAGTGACTTTGGTGCGAATGTGAGATGGGGCGGTAGACCTAGTGACTGCTCGTATAGCCAGAGAACGAGCGACTTCTCTTCTGGCCCTCGTCCCAGTGACTACTCATCTGGACCCCGGCCTAGTGACTACTCCTTGGGTCATAGGCCTAGTGACTTCGAGGATTATCTGACTAGTGATTCGCCTAGCACGGTCTTGCAGCCGAGGACTTGTGCCCTGGCAGAAGATGCATACGCAGAGCCACGAAGATCGAGATACTCTTTGGTTGCAAATAAACAAATGGTTGGCATCTTTCTCACTGTTTGGGTTAAAAGTGAGATTAAGGAACATGTGAGAAACATAAAGATTTCATCTGTTGGAAGAGGATTAATGGGATATCTTGGTAATAAG GGTTCCATTTCAATCAGCATGATGTTGCACCAGACCAGCCTTTGCTTCGTGTGCAGTCATTTGACATCCGGTGAGAAGGAAGGAGATGAGCTTCGTAGAAATTCTGATGTCATGGAGATCCTAAGGAAGACACGGTTCCCACGTGTCAGCAACATCAACGATGAAAAGTCACCCGAGACAATCCTTGAACATGA TCGAATAATTTGGCTTGGAGATCTGAACTATCGGATAGCTCTTCCCTACCGATCTGCCAAAGCACTCGTGGAAATGCAAAACTGGAGGATACTGTTAGAAAAAGACCAA CTCCGGATAGAGCAGAGACAAGGCCGAGTATTCGATGGATGGAAAGAAGGGAAGATCTACTTCCCACCAACGTATAAATACTCGCACAATTCAGACAGATATGCTGGTGATGATATGCACCCGAAGGAGAAAAGACGAACTCCTGCATG GTGTGATAGGATCTTGTGGTACGGACGGGGTCTCCAGCTGTTATCCTATGCACGAGGTGAATCTAGGTTCTCAGACCATAGACCAGTCTCCAGCGTTTTCTGGGCCGAGATCGAGCTAGTCCCCAACCTGTTCAGGAAAAGCACGAGCTGCTCAAGCTTCAGAATACAGGCCGAGGAGCTGTTACCCTACACACAAAGTTATACTGAACTCagcttcttttga